DNA from Sulfodiicoccus acidiphilus:
TGCCCGTGGGGCGCCCCACCCTCGTGGGGTCGCGAAGTAGGAAGCACCTCCGTAAGTGGTAGTGGTTCACAAGTGTGGTAAACAGAAAACTCAAGGTCACTCTATCAGAGCGGCTAAATGTGTGTAGAGAGATATCTTACAAAGTCGGGGGTTGAGGGGGCGGAAAGTCTCGCCTTTCACGGCGGGGACGGACAGCCCCCTCATATTTATACTTCTTTGTGAAATTTCTCTTAGTGGTACTAACGACGCTCCTCCCCAGCTCGATCTAAGGTTTAATGGGACTGAGGGAGGAGCGAGCAGCGGCTTCAATTTCCTTTAAGGGACTAGACGTAATGGGTGAAAGTCCCCTCCTCTTCAAATGGGAGTGGATCTCTGATCCACTCGACTGCCCACCAAACGAGACATGTAATCCCGAACCGATGGTGGGAACGACGAGCCCCCTGGGAGGGAACCCTCGTCCCTTCCAGGGCGGGGAGGAAGTCAGATAAGCTTAGGAAGGTATTTAATGTGAGATCACGTCTAAGTACTGCTTCACTCTGCCAAGGATGTGTAAAGTTCGGCTAGTTTACGTCCTACTTCCCCCGGTGAATGTCTACTCTCCACGACCCGCCTGCCTGCAGAACCTAACTTCCTGTTCAGCTCAGGGGAGTCAAGTAGCTCCTTAGAGGACTCCAAGAAACACCTTACGTCCCTCCTTTCGCATAACTCCCCCCCTCCTTGAAGCGTTTCCGGCAGCGAGCCGTAGTCAGAGGACACTACTGGCACTCCCACGCTCATGGCCTCGAGCATTGTGAACCCGTAAGCCTCAACTTGGCTCGGGAAAAGGAGCACATCGGTCTCCATCAAAAGTTCTCTCAGTCTCTCCCGGGGCAAAGGATTCACATACTCTACGTCCTTCAGTCTTCTCCTCGGTTGGCCTATCCATATTTTCCTGTGTTCCTTACCAATAGAAAGGAAGACGTGTTCAGCCACCTCCCCTCCCTTCCTGTCGTAGTCCAATCCTACGAACAGGATGGTCGATTTACTGTGAGGTCTCCTGAAGCCCGTTTCCATTGGAGGTGGTATGATCCTGACGTCCTCTAATCCATCTGCCTTAAGTCCGTCCGCACTCCACTCCGTCCACGTCACCACTACGGCTCTCCTATTCAAAGTTCTAAACAACAGTTCCCCGACCCTCTTGGATAGTCCGCTGAGCTTAGCGTACTCTGTGAAAAATGTGGATATGGGTTGGTCCAGTTCTGTGACCCACTTTCCTCGAGGTATGTAGAGATTGTCTAGGAAGAACGAATGCACCACTTCTCCCCTCACAGGGATGAGCGGTTGTGTTGCGAATCTCAGCGTCCAGTTAATCGCTGTCCTCCAGCTTCTCTCGTAACCGTTAAAAGTCGGAGGAAGCCTGGGGTATCCCTCAAAGACTTCGTACTCAACATCTCCTGGTGGGTGTTGCAATCTCAACGAAATAGCAGTCCTGAACTTGCCGTCGACTCTGTTGCGGGTGGCGATCAGTTTTACCCTCATGGAGGCAACTATTACTGTAGTTGGGCTCAAGCATATAAGCTTAGAGTTCCCTTGACAATTGTGGATGAGCTGGGAGAACTGGAGAGACTAGTCATGGAGGTGGTTTGGTCCAGAGGTAGAGCGTTCGTTAAGGACGTTCACGAGGAGCTCAGTCGCACAAGATCGCTTGCCCCCACCACGGTTTCGACTGTGCTTGACAGGCTCTACAGGAAGGGCTTCCTGCGGAGGGAGTTAGTAAAGGAGGGTGGGCTCAGGTATATTTACTACCCAAAGGTCACTAGGGAAGAATTCCAGAGGTCCAAGATAAGGAGAATGGCAACCACTATCTTGGACTCCCTAGAGGATCCAGCCTTCGCCTCTATATTGGGAGACACGAACTTGAAGGAGCTCAAGGAGAGACTGAGGAGACTTGCTTCCTCCGAGTCCGATAGAGGTTAGACTCATCCGCCTCGGGGAGGCGGTTGCGCTCTCAGTGTTTCTTTCCCTACTGGGGATTTCGTTGAAAAGACTCTGGAAGGTGGGCCCTGTACTTGGAGCCGCCCCCATGGTGGCTTACGTTTCAGGATACGCACATTTCTTGCTAGACGTTTGGACTAGGTTCGGGAGGATACCTCTTCACCTATTAGCGGAGCCTGCGACGCTCTTCGTAAGCTCTCTGACCTTCCTAGTCGTGTTGAGGACATTTTATGTCGGATTGGCCTCAAGGAACTACCTAGAACCCCATCCAGAGTTGTTGAGGACCTTCACCGAAGCAACTCGTAAGGTCGGGGTGAGGGCGAAGTTGTCGGTGCTTGACAGGGGAGATCCCGTTGTTTACACGACGATCTCGTTCACCCCCAGGGTGGTAATCTCCGTGGGGGCCTTGGAGGGCCTAGGAGAGGAAGAACTGGCAGCAGTGCTCTATCACGAGTTATCTCACGTAAAACTGGGTCACATGAGCCTAAAGGTGATCTATTATGCCACTCTAGTGGTTGCGTTCCTGAACCCGTTACAGGTGAGGCTGTATAGGATGGCCATAAACGAAATGGAGAAGGAGGCCGACGCCATGGCCGCTAGTATGGTCGGTGGGAAGGCTCTCACCTCTGCGTTAGTCAAATTGAGCGAGCCCCTAAGGTATTGATGACGAACTCGAGCAGGGAGAGGTCCTCTCCCAAGTCTGCCACCATTTGGGCCCCCACCATCTCGTTGATCGGGACAGAGAGAGCTGGGTTACCGGTTAGGTTGAAGGGCGCCGTGTTGGAGACCAATCTCACTCTCCACTCTACTTCCTTTCCCAAGACCTCCTCGAGTAGAGGAGGCCTCACCTTCACCGTCGGACAAATGAGTAAATCGAACGACTTGAAAATCCTTGAAAGGTACGACACTGCCTCGCTCCTGATCCTTTGGGCGTTAACGTAGTCTACTCCTCTAAGTCCCATCCCCATCCTTAGGAAGGAAATTACATCTGGAAAGTAAAGCGTCTCCCGTTCTGGCAGGAACTTTGAGTGGTAGGCAGCTGCCTCGACCGCAGCTATGACGAATCGAGCCTCGGACCAGCCCTTGTCTTGGAGCGAGACATACTCTACTTCTAAGGTCGAACTGAGCTTGTCCACGAATTTCATGAACTCCTTCTCTACCTCCGTGCCCTCAGTCATTTCCCTGATCAAGCCGACCCTCCTATACTTCCTATCCTTCTCTGGTACCGATAGGTTGAGAGTGGTACTTGGGTCCTTACTGTCGTAACCCTTTGAGGCTTTGTAGGCCTCCACGATCAATTTCAGGTCCCTTCCTATGAATCCGACGTGGTCTAGGCTCCACGCCATCGGCACAACACCGTTCCTACTTACTCTCCCGAAGGTAGGTTTGAAGCCGTAGACTCCGCATAGTGCAGCCGGTATCCTAATCGAGCCTCCAGTGTCAGTTCCAAGAGCTAGCTCCACGTCCCCAGCCGCCACGGCAGCAGCCGAGCCACCGCTAGAACCGCCGGTGATCCTTGACGGATCTCGGGGATTTCTCGTGGGCCCGAACCTGCTGCTAGTGTTTGTAGCGCCTATGGCGAACTCGTGGGTATTTGCCTTGGCTATGGGAGTGAACCCGGCCCTCTTCAGTCTTCTCACCACTGAGGAGTCCTCCTCTGCCACGTATTCCATCACCCTCGAACCGGCAGTGGTCCTCGCTCCCTTGACGTCAATTACGTCCTTCACAGCTATGGGTAGTCCTCCTTCCCACTCCAATACCTGGACGTATTGGTTGAAGCGATTTTCCTCAAGCCTCTTCCTCAGCTCCAACTGCTAACACCACCAAGAGGGTCGTCTCGAAAGGGAACTGAGAGGACAATACCTTCGACATCTCCCTCACCGTGTTGACGGACGACTCCACGCTGGCCTTTCGACTTCAACGATTAAAAGCTTCTGAGGAGCATGTAAGGCATGAGCGAGCTCAGGGAGAGGGCCGAGGAACTAATGGTAGAGGCCGTCAAGCTTGCCCGCTCTGGAGAAGTCGAGCTCTCGAGAAAGTATGTGAGGCTGGCCCTAACCTACGTCGCGAAGGGGAGAGTTCGTTTACCTAGAGAAATGAGAAGGAGCTACTGTAGAAGGTGCTTCTCACCTCTCGTTCTTGGACTGACTGAGTCTAGGAGGGTAAAGAGGAAGACCTTAATACGTAGGTGTCTCCTCTGTGGGTGGGTGAGGAGGTATAGACTTCGAGGACAAACTGAAGAGAGTTAGGAAAGAAGGAGCGAAGGTGAGCGTCGGAAAGAGGGGGCTGACGGAAGGAAGCCTCAACGAGATCTCCAAGAGGTTGAAGAGGGAAGGAATACTCAAGGTGAGGATGAGGGTGGCAGTGGAGGATAGAGAGCGGTTCGCAGTCGATGCGTCTAGGAGACTCGGGGCTAAGTTATTGGAGGTGAGGGGGAACACGTTCATAGTGGTGAGGGATGAAGCTTCAACTGGTAGAGGGAAGGGGTCATCCTAACGTCAGGGCAACTCACAGGACCACCTTCGAGCTCACGAGGGAATCTCACCTAACCCCCCGCGGGGACTGCATTATCGCGGTCTCGGCCGACAAGGCCGCCGCCGACCTCGACAGGTCATTCGTTCAGGAGTTAAGGGGCGGTTGGATCTGGATCGGTTTGGTGGTGGGATCGAGGGTGGAAGTGGTGAAAGCCAGGGGGAGTATCGACATCACCTCCTCGAACAAGGTGAAGTTGATAGTGAGGAGGTCCACCTTCATTGAGCCCGCCACTGTGGGGGTCTCGGCCGACAAGGCCGCCGCCGACCTCGACAGGTCATTCGTTCAGGAGTTAAGGGGCGGAAAGAGACTGGTGGCCCTCCTTGCTGCATCCCAGAGGGCCTTGGAATATCGAGAGTTCCTTGGAGTACTCGTTGATCACTTTCCACCCCTTGGGGGGACTCTCGGCTAAGGCCAAGCCAATCACAGACTTGCAGACCCTGCAAATCTCTTCCTCGAACTCCCATAGGGAGGTGGGATTGTCGGCTACACACTTCTCGAACGCCCCGTCTCTGAAGGGTAAACTGTGGCCGTCGTACCTGATCACGTCCACCTTGTGTAATAGTTTGTTGAGTTTCGCGTTCCACAGGGCCCACTTCACCGCCTCTGGGTTGAGGTCGCCCGCTACGACCTGTGTTCCCTCTCTTGCAAGGTGGAGGGAGGTGGCTCCGTAACCGGCGAAGACGTCTAAAACCCTCCCTCCCTTCAGGTTCCTTCCCATCTCCGCTCGAACCTGAGCCATAGAGGGGTCCACGAACACCTCCCTCAGATCGACTTGGAAGGTGAGACCGTTCTCCCTAAACTTGACCACGGAGTTGTCCTCACCCCACACCAGTCTCAATTTGTTCACCCTGTACTCACCCTCCACTTTCTCCTTGAGAAAGACGCTCTTCACCCTCCTGTTGGTAGCGGCTATGAACTTAGCCACATTCTCGAGGTCGATTCCCTCTCTGTGTTTTATCACTGCCGCGTGCCCTACTACGTAGTACCCCCTCACACCGGGGAACAGCGAACTGAGTCTCCTGTTCTCCCTTTGAGGCGGACTGCACTCCACTACCTGTCCGAAAGGCTCACTCACCGGAACGTAAATGTAGTCCCCCTCAACGAATGGGAGGAACTTCGCCTCCCTTTTGAGCCTCCCCTTCACATTCTCGTAGTCTCTTCTGCTAACCTTGGCGCAGAGCGTCACCTATCCGGCACCGCTCACTTCTTGAACTTATCCATCTCGGAGCTGTGTCCGCCGAAAGTAGATGCGCTGGGATCTATGTATTTTTTAGCTACGCTAGTCGCTATTACCGCCTGTCCAAAGCCTACCGCTATTATGGCTAATTTCGGAGTGTCTGGCTGTGATACGATGTCCCCTACGGCGTATACTCCAGGCAAGTTAGTTTCCATCCTGGAGTTGACCAGTACCTCCCTACCCCTCATTGCTATCCCCCACTTCGGCATGTTTCCCAGATCTCCCTTGTATCCTATGCTTATGACCACCGCGTCTAAGTCCAACACCTCCTCTTCCTTAGTCCTGTTGTCGAAGATGATCGCTTGAGTTACCTTATTTCCATCTCCCCGAACCTCCTTGAGCTCGTGCCAAGTCTTCACCTGGGCCACCCTGTAGAGCTGTTTGACGTTGCTCTCCAAGGCCCTGAACTGGTCCCTCCTATGTATCAAGGTGACCGACTTCGCCACTGGAGCCAACATAAGCGCCCAATCCACGGCCGCGTCACCTCCGCCCACCACCATCACACGCTTACCAGTGAAGTCGCTCTTTCGCCTCACAGCGTAATACACACCCCTATTCTCGTACTGTTCTTCTCCCTTAGCTCCAAGTCTACTGGGAGCCAGCCTACCCAGTCCCACCGCTATCGCCACTGTCTTCGTCTTAGCCTTATACCCCGTGTTGGTCTCCACCGACCACGTCTTATCTTCGTTCTGTCTTATCCAGTCCACGTATTCCTTCATCCTGACGTCTGGACCGAAGGTTTTCATCTGTTCAGCTAACTTTTGAGCGAGCTCGTACGCTGATATGGCGGGGTAGCCTCCTACGTCGTAGATTATCTTTTCAGGGTAAAGAGACACTAACTGTCCTCCGAGTTCGTCTTGGGCGTCCACCGTAAGGACCCTCATGTCCCTCAGCCCCGCGTAGAAGGTAGTGAACATACCAACTGGTCCTCCGCCTATGACTACCATGTCGTACTCTGACATGAGCTCAACCGGGCTCAGCTTGTTTAAAGACATTTAAATCTTTGCTCTTCAATAATCTTTTATTCGCTTAGAGCTAGGAAGCCCGTGGGCTCCCTGTTGTTCCTCTTGGCTCTCCTGCCCCTACCGATCCTGAGCTACGCTTGGGGTGCCACTTACAGGAAGCTTACACGCGGCGCGATGGAGTACGTGGGAGAAAACTTCAACGAGGTCCTCCTCACTATAGCCCCGAGGAAGTCAGTCAAAGTGGGAGTGGAGGGTAGGTGTGCCATAGTGGTGGAGGGTGCAAACAGCTGGGTCACCATAAGGCTAAACGGAGGTCCGAGGGAGAAGGTTTTCAAGCTCAGGTTACTCAATTTCACTGGGGAGCTCGAATTGATCAACGAAAGTTTCGCCCTGCCGTGTTCCTTGAGACTAAGGAGTACAGGGCCAATAAGGAGAGGGGAATGAGTCCTAGTAAGGCCATCGCTATCCACATTTCGAACCCGAAGAGCGGTGCCACGGCGGACAAGTAAATGCCGCATAACATGTTGAGAGAGTTGACCTCGGCGAGGCTAATGGAGGCGTTAGTGTAGCCTACCACAGTGGCTGCCCTAGCGTACATTACAGTTATGGCAAGCTCGTTGAACATGCCAACTAAAAAGAGTCCTACGGCCAGGTTGAGGTAAAGCAAGGCCAGGGAGGCCAGGGAGAGCACCGACGGTACTATCAAAGCTAAGAGTCCTCTGACCCTGTCCCCTACGAAAGCTATAGCTCCGCCCAAGGCCGCCGACACCAGCAGTAGACTGGACAGGGAGGAGGCGTACTCCAGGGACACGTCGTCGAAGTGGAACGCGAAGGTGGGAAAGAGGTTTCCTACTGCGAAGTAGGCTCCCCAAACTCCCGAGGTTGCCAGTCCCAGCAGTAACACTCTCGCGTCCCTGATCGTACTCCACTTTCCCATTGGGTTTGGGAGAGAAGAGGTGAGGGTGACCAAACCCAGGGCCAATGTCACCAAACCAAGTACAGCGACGGGAAACCTCCAACCCAGTCGGAGCTCAACTTCGCCGTAAGCGAACGCTAATATACCTCCCACGGAGAAGAGGGCGTTGTACACCCCCAGAACTGTGGAGGCCCTCGAGTTAAGGAAGGCTAGCATTCCT
Protein-coding regions in this window:
- a CDS encoding glycosyltransferase family 4 protein, which encodes MSPTTVIVASMRVKLIATRNRVDGKFRTAISLRLQHPPGDVEYEVFEGYPRLPPTFNGYERSWRTAINWTLRFATQPLIPVRGEVVHSFFLDNLYIPRGKWVTELDQPISTFFTEYAKLSGLSKRVGELLFRTLNRRAVVVTWTEWSADGLKADGLEDVRIIPPPMETGFRRPHSKSTILFVGLDYDRKGGEVAEHVFLSIGKEHRKIWIGQPRRRLKDVEYVNPLPRERLRELLMETDVLLFPSQVEAYGFTMLEAMSVGVPVVSSDYGSLPETLQGGGELCERRDVRCFLESSKELLDSPELNRKLGSAGRRVVESRHSPGEVGRKLAELYTSLAE
- a CDS encoding BlaI/MecI/CopY family transcriptional regulator: MDELGELERLVMEVVWSRGRAFVKDVHEELSRTRSLAPTTVSTVLDRLYRKGFLRRELVKEGGLRYIYYPKVTREEFQRSKIRRMATTILDSLEDPAFASILGDTNLKELKERLRRLASSESDRG
- a CDS encoding M56 family metallopeptidase translates to MLPPSPIEVRLIRLGEAVALSVFLSLLGISLKRLWKVGPVLGAAPMVAYVSGYAHFLLDVWTRFGRIPLHLLAEPATLFVSSLTFLVVLRTFYVGLASRNYLEPHPELLRTFTEATRKVGVRAKLSVLDRGDPVVYTTISFTPRVVISVGALEGLGEEELAAVLYHELSHVKLGHMSLKVIYYATLVVAFLNPLQVRLYRMAINEMEKEADAMAASMVGGKALTSALVKLSEPLRY
- a CDS encoding amidase, encoding MELRKRLEENRFNQYVQVLEWEGGLPIAVKDVIDVKGARTTAGSRVMEYVAEEDSSVVRRLKRAGFTPIAKANTHEFAIGATNTSSRFGPTRNPRDPSRITGGSSGGSAAAVAAGDVELALGTDTGGSIRIPAALCGVYGFKPTFGRVSRNGVVPMAWSLDHVGFIGRDLKLIVEAYKASKGYDSKDPSTTLNLSVPEKDRKYRRVGLIREMTEGTEVEKEFMKFVDKLSSTLEVEYVSLQDKGWSEARFVIAAVEAAAYHSKFLPERETLYFPDVISFLRMGMGLRGVDYVNAQRIRSEAVSYLSRIFKSFDLLICPTVKVRPPLLEEVLGKEVEWRVRLVSNTAPFNLTGNPALSVPINEMVGAQMVADLGEDLSLLEFVINTLGARSI
- a CDS encoding ribonuclease P protein component 4 gives rise to the protein MSELRERAEELMVEAVKLARSGEVELSRKYVRLALTYVAKGRVRLPREMRRSYCRRCFSPLVLGLTESRRVKRKTLIRRCLLCGWVRRYRLRGQTEES
- a CDS encoding YhbY family RNA-binding protein, with the translated sequence MKRVRKEGAKVSVGKRGLTEGSLNEISKRLKREGILKVRMRVAVEDRERFAVDASRRLGAKLLEVRGNTFIVVRDEASTGRGKGSS
- a CDS encoding DUF371 domain-containing protein, which encodes MKLQLVEGRGHPNVRATHRTTFELTRESHLTPRGDCIIAVSADKAAADLDRSFVQELRGGWIWIGLVVGSRVEVVKARGSIDITSSNKVKLIVRRSTFIEPATVGVSADKAAADLDRSFVQELRGGKRLVALLAASQRALEYREFLGVLVDHFPPLGGTLG
- a CDS encoding class I SAM-dependent methyltransferase, yielding MTLCAKVSRRDYENVKGRLKREAKFLPFVEGDYIYVPVSEPFGQVVECSPPQRENRRLSSLFPGVRGYYVVGHAAVIKHREGIDLENVAKFIAATNRRVKSVFLKEKVEGEYRVNKLRLVWGEDNSVVKFRENGLTFQVDLREVFVDPSMAQVRAEMGRNLKGGRVLDVFAGYGATSLHLAREGTQVVAGDLNPEAVKWALWNAKLNKLLHKVDVIRYDGHSLPFRDGAFEKCVADNPTSLWEFEEEICRVCKSVIGLALAESPPKGWKVINEYSKELSIFQGPLGCSKEGHQSLSAP
- a CDS encoding NAD(P)/FAD-dependent oxidoreductase, coding for MSEYDMVVIGGGPVGMFTTFYAGLRDMRVLTVDAQDELGGQLVSLYPEKIIYDVGGYPAISAYELAQKLAEQMKTFGPDVRMKEYVDWIRQNEDKTWSVETNTGYKAKTKTVAIAVGLGRLAPSRLGAKGEEQYENRGVYYAVRRKSDFTGKRVMVVGGGDAAVDWALMLAPVAKSVTLIHRRDQFRALESNVKQLYRVAQVKTWHELKEVRGDGNKVTQAIIFDNRTKEEEVLDLDAVVISIGYKGDLGNMPKWGIAMRGREVLVNSRMETNLPGVYAVGDIVSQPDTPKLAIIAVGFGQAVIATSVAKKYIDPSASTFGGHSSEMDKFKK
- a CDS encoding MFS transporter: MKGWLVLLSRVFYAMSWFYLSPVLPLLSQELGFPLSLSGLVPTSFFLGAGSMQLPSAFLSTKLGMKRTMGLGLVIMGLGNVVVSRAGNFPQLLVAYAIVGIGASMFFSSGGGMLAFLNSRASTVLGVYNALFSVGGILAFAYGEVELRLGWRFPVAVLGLVTLALGLVTLTSSLPNPMGKWSTIRDARVLLLGLATSGVWGAYFAVGNLFPTFAFHFDDVSLEYASSLSSLLLVSAALGGAIAFVGDRVRGLLALIVPSVLSLASLALLYLNLAVGLFLVGMFNELAITVMYARAATVVGYTNASISLAEVNSLNMLCGIYLSAVAPLFGFEMWIAMALLGLIPLSLLALYSLVSRNTAGRNFR